The Kordia sp. SMS9 genome window below encodes:
- a CDS encoding DUF4369 domain-containing protein, translating to MFKKCLVVLTVLGFMACGKETKKGNLTISGNVDGLKEGTIFLQKIQDTILINLDSLVVDGNEPSFMFTTTIEEPEVLYMYLDKKDFNDFNDRVEFFAEPGAMTFNTTLRRFVKDAKVKGSKNHADLEAFKEFMTKYNTKELMLLRDGMDAQKDEDAEKVKEINEKISNYAKSRMRYILNYAITNGNKEISPYVVMTETSDANIKFLDTIYKRLTPKIAASKYGKKLKKLLEERKVEETK from the coding sequence ATGTTCAAAAAATGTTTGGTTGTCCTAACTGTTTTAGGATTTATGGCTTGTGGAAAAGAAACGAAAAAAGGAAACTTAACCATTTCAGGAAATGTTGATGGTTTAAAGGAAGGAACCATCTTTCTACAAAAAATACAAGACACTATACTAATTAACTTAGATTCACTTGTGGTAGACGGAAACGAACCAAGTTTTATGTTCACAACGACGATTGAAGAACCAGAAGTATTGTACATGTATTTGGACAAAAAAGATTTTAACGACTTCAATGATCGTGTGGAGTTTTTTGCGGAACCTGGCGCAATGACGTTTAATACTACACTACGCCGATTCGTAAAAGATGCGAAAGTCAAAGGTTCTAAAAATCATGCCGATTTGGAAGCTTTCAAAGAATTTATGACAAAATACAACACCAAAGAATTGATGTTGCTTCGCGATGGCATGGACGCACAAAAAGACGAAGATGCTGAAAAAGTGAAAGAAATTAATGAAAAAATTTCCAATTATGCCAAAAGTCGCATGCGTTACATTCTCAATTACGCAATTACGAATGGTAACAAAGAAATTTCACCATATGTGGTGATGACGGAAACTTCAGATGCGAATATTAAATTTTTAGATACAATCTACAAGCGACTCACACCAAAAATTGCAGCATCGAAGTATGGTAAAAAGTTGAAAAAATTGCTGGAAGAACGTAAAGTTGAGGAAACAAAATAG